Proteins from a single region of Candidatus Parcubacteria bacterium:
- a CDS encoding alpha/beta hydrolase (Derived by automated computational analysis using gene prediction method: Protein Homology. GO_function: GO:0016787 - hydrolase activity [Evidence IEA]): MTNKKTILLIHGGLTFKSKKDYLTFLKTASVSLEKKNSWNGDWLDKKLGSDYDLIRPRMPLRENAKYEEWKIYFERFIPLLKSGVIFIGYSLGGIFLAKYLSENKFPKRIGGVLLVAPPFDNSLEGEDLVGGFKLGADLSGLEKSTKNLYLFFSADDQVVPLSHAEKYKQKLSKAQIIVYQSKNGHFQTPEFTEIIKIIKNFDK, encoded by the coding sequence ATGACCAATAAAAAAACGATACTTTTGATTCACGGCGGACTAACCTTTAAGAGTAAGAAGGATTATTTAACTTTTCTTAAGACCGCTTCCGTTTCTCTGGAAAAGAAAAATTCTTGGAATGGAGACTGGTTGGATAAAAAACTAGGTTCAGATTATGACCTTATCCGCCCGCGCATGCCTTTGCGTGAAAACGCCAAATATGAAGAATGGAAAATTTATTTTGAAAGATTTATTCCTCTTTTAAAAAGTGGTGTTATTTTTATTGGCTACTCTTTAGGCGGCATTTTTCTTGCTAAATATTTATCGGAAAATAAATTTCCCAAAAGGATTGGCGGTGTTCTGTTGGTGGCGCCGCCTTTTGATAATAGCCTAGAAGGCGAAGATCTGGTGGGTGGTTTTAAGCTGGGGGCGGATCTTTCCGGGCTGGAAAAAAGTACAAAAAACTTATATTTATTTTTTTCTGCCGATGATCAGGTGGTGCCGCTGTCTCATGCCGAAAAATATAAACAGAAGCTAAGTAAAGCACAAATAATTGTTTATCAAAGTAAGAATGGCCATTTTCAAACTCCGGAATTTACAGAAATTATAAAAATAATAAAAAATTTTGATAAATAA
- a CDS encoding DUF2207 domain-containing protein (Derived by automated computational analysis using gene prediction method: Protein Homology. GO_component: GO:0005886 - plasma membrane [Evidence IEA]): MFRSPFLFVILLSLVFLGAPAQAQTQRSDWYIKDFYTEIKLGTDETVSIQEDIFADAGNLPDKHGIFRVLPKSFNTPTYSEELPLEILEASNGKGDNWIYKKSQANNAWVLKIGDPNHTVFGLNHFRLIYRTKNGVQNYETTDEFAWNVLGPDWQLEIDNFKAVIIFPEGINSDNTEITISSGALNSRENSLTSWHWLDQQRLEIQSLETIKPGEGITISAVFPKGLITPVSFPIEPINPWPVIIISIAFVFLATSFAIFSWRRWGRYSVQKQTIIAEYDIPDNLSPIEISAVPSCGNIGTGGLAATLINLGVKKYLIINKEKGRFSDKIYFKRTDKAMVDDLYFAERQVLEKIFEKGDNIELQKMTGLSSLSLKLSGEIKKDFRDRGLVGSPLKKYSQSLRVAAAVILIAGLIFSELAIFLVALTISLIFVVLSYQSTLSLAGATLNHKIKGFKLYLDTAEKYRSRFQEEQGELTKMLPYAIVFGLTKKWLHLMESIQQENPNLLFYPAFLGSGWNLSDLHQLTAAIESVTTAVSSHVSTSTGSVGGGAGGGGGGGW, from the coding sequence ATGTTTCGATCCCCCTTTTTATTTGTAATTCTTCTATCTTTAGTATTCTTAGGGGCTCCAGCTCAAGCCCAGACTCAGCGATCAGATTGGTATATTAAAGATTTTTATACCGAAATAAAATTAGGAACGGATGAGACCGTATCAATCCAGGAGGATATTTTTGCGGATGCCGGTAATTTGCCTGATAAACACGGCATTTTCCGCGTTCTGCCCAAAAGTTTTAACACCCCGACTTATAGTGAAGAGTTGCCTTTAGAAATTCTTGAAGCAAGTAATGGGAAAGGGGATAATTGGATTTACAAAAAAAGCCAAGCGAACAACGCCTGGGTTTTAAAAATCGGTGATCCTAATCACACCGTCTTCGGGCTAAACCATTTTCGCCTAATCTATAGAACCAAAAACGGCGTCCAAAATTATGAAACGACTGACGAATTTGCTTGGAATGTTTTAGGCCCTGATTGGCAGCTAGAGATTGATAACTTTAAAGCCGTGATTATTTTTCCAGAGGGAATAAACTCTGACAACACTGAAATTACTATTTCTTCAGGAGCTCTTAATAGCCGCGAAAACTCACTGACTTCTTGGCACTGGTTAGACCAGCAACGTTTAGAAATTCAATCTTTAGAAACTATTAAGCCTGGTGAAGGAATAACTATTTCGGCGGTTTTTCCTAAAGGGCTAATCACCCCCGTCTCTTTTCCTATAGAACCAATCAATCCTTGGCCGGTGATCATTATCAGTATCGCCTTTGTTTTTTTAGCTACTTCTTTTGCTATTTTTTCTTGGCGTCGTTGGGGCCGGTATTCGGTACAAAAACAAACTATTATTGCTGAATATGATATTCCTGATAATTTAAGTCCGATTGAAATCAGTGCTGTCCCGAGTTGTGGTAATATTGGTACCGGCGGCTTGGCCGCCACTTTGATTAATCTCGGGGTAAAAAAATATCTAATAATTAATAAAGAAAAAGGCCGTTTTAGTGATAAAATTTATTTTAAGCGTACTGATAAAGCGATGGTGGATGATTTATATTTTGCGGAGCGCCAGGTTTTAGAAAAGATATTTGAAAAGGGTGATAATATAGAGCTGCAGAAAATGACCGGACTGTCTTCTCTGAGCTTAAAGTTAAGTGGTGAAATAAAAAAAGATTTTCGTGATCGTGGTTTAGTTGGTTCGCCGCTTAAAAAGTATTCCCAATCTTTGCGAGTGGCGGCGGCAGTGATTTTAATTGCTGGTCTAATTTTTTCTGAGCTAGCCATCTTTTTAGTAGCCCTTACCATATCTTTGATTTTTGTTGTTCTTAGTTATCAATCCACCTTAAGTTTAGCTGGAGCGACGCTTAACCATAAAATTAAAGGATTTAAACTTTATCTTGATACAGCGGAAAAATATCGATCGCGTTTTCAAGAAGAGCAGGGGGAGTTGACAAAAATGCTGCCTTATGCGATTGTTTTTGGGCTTACCAAAAAATGGCTACACTTAATGGAAAGCATCCAACAAGAAAACCCCAATCTATTATTTTATCCTGCCTTCCTAGGTAGTGGCTGGAATTTGTCCGATCTGCATCAACTGACTGCCGCGATCGAATCGGTAACTACTGCTGTGAGCAGTCACGTTTCCACTTCCACCGGTAGTGTTGGTGGCGGCGCGGGTGGTGGTGGCGGTGGCGGTTGGTAA
- a CDS encoding YdcF family protein (Derived by automated computational analysis using gene prediction method: Protein Homology.): MSENVKEITNYLFLRANPQVTDLAFVFGTSQPEVIQRTWDLYRRGLVPKILVTGGVACLSGKNEAQTIKDGLVSLGVPEEVIITEEKATNTLENVLFSKKILEADGSLAKIKKITAVVKNFHSRRALMTLKRHFPSGIKFFPAVYDAYNFSRDTWPDSETGREKVLAEWNKIPKYLAQGDLQELSAADEESFK; encoded by the coding sequence ATGTCGGAAAATGTAAAAGAAATCACAAATTATCTTTTTCTGCGTGCTAATCCTCAAGTAACGGATTTGGCTTTTGTCTTTGGCACTTCTCAACCGGAAGTGATCCAGAGGACTTGGGATTTATATCGCCGGGGCTTGGTTCCGAAAATTTTGGTTACCGGCGGGGTGGCCTGTCTGAGCGGGAAGAATGAAGCGCAAACGATTAAAGACGGGCTAGTTTCTTTAGGCGTGCCCGAAGAAGTAATTATTACCGAAGAAAAAGCCACTAATACTTTAGAAAATGTTTTATTTTCTAAAAAAATCTTGGAAGCTGACGGCTCTTTAGCCAAAATAAAAAAGATTACGGCGGTAGTTAAAAATTTTCACTCCCGTCGAGCTCTAATGACTTTAAAGCGCCATTTCCCCAGCGGGATTAAATTTTTTCCCGCCGTTTATGACGCCTATAATTTTTCTCGCGACACTTGGCCGGATAGCGAAACTGGCCGCGAAAAAGTTTTGGCCGAGTGGAATAAAATCCCCAAATATCTGGCTCAAGGCGATTTACAAGAATTAAGCGCTGCCGATGAAGAGTCTTTCAAATAA
- a CDS encoding uracil-DNA glycosylase (Derived by automated computational analysis using gene prediction method: Protein Homology. GO_function: GO:0004844 - uracil DNA N-glycosylase activity [Evidence IEA]; GO_process: GO:0006284 - base-excision repair [Evidence IEA]), producing the protein MAKEVNIEPEWKKVLAPYLASPDFTNLADFVRQEYLNKTIYPRPENIFKAFWLTPFSQVKVVILGQDPYHGPGQAHGLCFSVPKGIPEPPSLKNIFKEIASDLGQPTSVSGGNLEAWAEEGVFLLNAILTVVANTPTSHRDRGWEKFTDTVIQTLSDKREHLVFILWGNYARSKKSLIDASKHLIIEAAHPSPLSAYNGFFGSRPFSRANDYLEKWQQEKINW; encoded by the coding sequence ATGGCCAAAGAAGTAAATATTGAGCCCGAATGGAAAAAAGTTTTAGCGCCTTATTTAGCGAGTCCGGATTTTACTAACCTGGCCGATTTTGTGCGCCAAGAATATTTAAACAAAACTATTTATCCGCGCCCAGAGAATATATTTAAGGCTTTTTGGTTAACGCCATTTTCTCAAGTAAAAGTCGTTATTCTCGGGCAAGACCCCTACCACGGACCCGGCCAAGCCCACGGCCTTTGCTTTTCTGTGCCTAAGGGAATACCGGAGCCGCCATCACTAAAGAACATCTTCAAAGAAATCGCTAGTGACCTCGGACAGCCAACTTCAGTTTCCGGCGGGAATCTAGAAGCCTGGGCCGAGGAAGGAGTTTTTTTATTAAACGCTATTTTAACAGTCGTTGCTAATACCCCAACCTCTCATCGTGACCGTGGCTGGGAAAAATTTACCGATACCGTCATCCAAACTTTATCAGATAAACGAGAGCATTTAGTTTTTATCCTTTGGGGAAATTACGCACGTAGTAAAAAAAGTTTGATTGACGCCAGCAAACATTTAATAATTGAAGCGGCTCACCCCTCACCCTTGTCGGCCTATAATGGTTTTTTTGGTAGCCGCCCTTTTTCGCGAGCCAATGATTATCTCGAAAAATGGCAACAAGAAAAAATCAATTGGTAA